The following are from one region of the Ischnura elegans chromosome 12, ioIscEleg1.1, whole genome shotgun sequence genome:
- the LOC124168934 gene encoding cyclic AMP-dependent transcription factor ATF-4 isoform X2, with protein sequence MEMNDMELAMYQQSAVRQDVLKGYTEGCDWESSNSSIADTTQALLEEFETVCEVYHDALTPPHSRTPSPPPPLIYIHPNFAQQLQVPLAMTQPVQDPPTINDPVDLAQELAMLDEIIRDRAASLDSVNPPAAPKDCNAAPEQSNLFGIDSLPAASVKITVPSTVVCDQVIEDLIVPDAEIPRVKVEVVSPALSPVSLQEVPLSAERFSSPMSYLSPSSVAPSSPSSPRPNTPASSCEDGEEASDPEWVPTKVSPVMRNTPKRQRAKPYARNTKIVSSGYSSSERSEMSIELSKPRGRRAPRVRGSLGHDDRKERKKEQNKNAATRYRQKKKAEAEEVFMEEKEMEDKNNELRAKAADLAKEVSYLKKLMREMFKARGML encoded by the coding sequence ATGGAAATGAACGACATGGAGCTTGCTATGTACCAACAGAGTGCTGTAAGACAGGATGTGCTGAAGGGTTATACCGAGGGATGCGATTGGGAGAGTTCCAATTCTAGCATTGCCGACACTACTCAGGCACTGCTTGAGGAGTTTGAGACTGTTTGCGAGGTTTACCATGATGCCTTGACACCCCCCCACAGCCGAACTCCAAGCCCTCCACCTCCTTTGATTTACATACACCCGAATTTTGCCCAGCAGCTCCAGGTTCCCTTGGCTATGACACAGCCTGTACAGGATCCTCCAACCATTAACGACCCTGTGGACCTGGCTCAAGAGCTGGCTATGCTGGATGAAATCATTCGTGACCGAGCAGCAAGCTTAGATAGTGTGAATCCACCAGCTGCACCCAAGGACTGTAATGCAGCACCAGAGCAGTCAAACTTGTTTGGGATTGATTCCTTGCCTGCTGCCTCAGTGAAAATTACTGTCCCATCAACGGTAGTGTGTGATCAAGTAATTGAGGATTTGATAGTACCAGATGCAGAAATACCGAGAGTTAAGGTTGAGGTAGTTTCTCCCGCTCTGTCTCCGGTGTCACTGCAAGAAGTACCATTGTCTGCTGAAAGGTTTTCGTCACCCATGAGCTATCTCTCGCCGAGCTCTGTGGCCCCTTCCTCTCCAAGTTCGCCGAGACCAAATACTCCGGCATCATCTTGTGAGGATGGTGAAGAAGCTTCCGACCCAGAGTGGGTGCCCACCAAGGTTTCACCAGTCATGAGAAATACTCCCAAACGACAACGTGCCAAACCTTATGCAAGAAACACCAAGATTGTCAGCTCTGGTTATTCATCATCGGAGAGGTCTGAGATGTCCATCGAGCTGTCAAAACCCCGTGGGAGAAGAGCTCCAAGAGTTAGGGGGTCACTGGGACATGATGACCGTAAGGAAAGGAAGAAGGAGCAGAATAAGAACGCTGCCACGAGATACAGGcagaagaagaaggctgaagcaGAGGAGGTGTTCATGGAGGAAAAGGAGATGGAAGATAAGAACAATGAATTGCGTGCAAAGGCAGCAGACTTGGCAAAGGAGGTGTCATACCTCAAGAAGTTGATGCGTGAGATGTTCAAGGCAAGGGGAATGCTGTAA